Part of the Tepiditoga spiralis genome, TAAAATATAAGTAAAAGTGTCGAAAAATTAAATTTATTTAAAAAAATTAGCTTTTTGACTCTCGGAGGTGGAAAAAATAATGTTTGATAATTTTACCGAAAGAGCTGCAAAAGTATTTATTGAAGCTCAAAATGAAGCTAAAAATATGGGACATCCCTATGTTGGAACAGAACATATATTACTTGGACTATTAAAAGTTGGCGGTAAATATTTAGATATAATCTTCAAGGAGTTTGATATTTCATACAATAAAATGAAAAATGAAATTACAGGAGTAGTTGGTGTAAACTCTTCTCAAGGAATAATAGGATCTCCTCAACCAACTCCAAGAGCAAAACGAATAATAGAATTAGCTTATGATGAATCAGAGTTAATGGGGTCAACTAGAATTGACGCCGAACACTTACTTTTAGGTATTTGCAGAGAATCAGAAGGAATAGCTTCTCATATTTTAAAAAGATTAGGAATAAAACTTTCAGAAATGAAACAAAAACTTTCTGAACTAATGCTAAAAAGCAACACCGAAGATATAAATTCTTTAAATTCAAATGAAGAATCCGAAGAAAGAATGCGCCAAAAGCAAACAGCTTTAAGGCAATTAGAAGATTTTGGTACAAATTTAACAGAAAAAGCTTGGAAAAACAAATTAGATCCAATAATAGGAAGAAACACAGAAATAAAAAGAGTTATGGAAATTTTAGCCAGAAGAAAAAAGAACAATCCTGTTTTAATTGGCGAAGCTGGAGTTGGAAAAAGTGCTATTATAGAAGGATTAGCTATAAAAATAGCTTCAGGTGATGTACCAGAAATACTAAAAACAAAAACTATTTTTTCATTAGATATAACTTCTCTTGTAGCTGGCACTAAATATCGTGGAGAATTTGAAAAAAGAATGAAAAAATTAATACAAGTTTTAGAAAAAACAGACGACATAATTTTATTTGTAGATGAACTTCATATGATAGTAGAAGCTGGTGCTGCCGAAGGCTCTTCTATGGATGCTGCAAACGTTTTAAAACCGGCTTTAGCTAATGGTACTATTACTTTAATTGGAGCAACTACTTCAAGTGAATATAGAAAATTTATTGAAAAAGATCCTGCACTTGAAAGAAGATTTCAAAAAATATATGTTTCAGAACCAACAATAGATGAAGCTATTGAAATTTTAAATGGAATAAAAATAAAATACGAAGAACATCATAAAGTAAAGTATACAGAAGATGCTATAAAAGCTGCTGTAAATTTGTCTGTAAGATATATTACTGATAGATATTTACCAGATAAAGCAATAGATGTTATAGATGAAGCTGGTGCAAAGTCAAGATTAGCAATATTGACATTAACAAAAAAATTAAAATCAGATCTTTCAAACATTGAACTTCTTGAAAAAGAAAAAGAAATTAATTTATCAAATAATAACTTTGATGAAGTTGAAATATTAAAAAAGAAAATTGAAAAACTCAGAAAAAAATATAACACAGCATATAATAAATGGAGAAAAGATGCAGAAACAAAAATCATAGATATAAGCGAAGAAAATATAGCAGAAGTTATTGCTCATTGGACAGGTGTCCCACTTAAAAAATTAGAAACATCTGAAATGGAAAGATTATTGAATCTTGAAGCAGTTCTTCATGAAAGAGTTGTAGGTCAAGAAGAAGCCATTGTTTCTGTTTCAAAAGCTATAAGACGATCAAGAAGTGGTTTAAAAGATCCAAAAAGACCTACTGGTGTTTTTATGTTCTTAGGTCCTACTGGTGTTGGAAAAACTGAACTTGCAAAAACTTTAGCTGAATATATGTTTGGAAATGATAGTTCTTTAATTAGGATTGATATGAGCGAATACATGGAAAAATTTAATGTTTCAAGATTAGTTGGAGCTCCTCCAGGATATGTAGGGTACGATGAAGGAGGACAATTAACTGAACAAGTTAGACGTAGACCTTATTCTGTTGTTTTACTAGATGAAATAGAAAAAGCTCATCAAGACGTATTTAACATACTTTTACAAATAATGGATGAAGGAAGATTAACTGATTCGCAAGGAAGAACCGTTGATTTTAGAAATACAATAATAATTATGACTTCTAATCTTGGTTCAGAACATATAAACAAATCAAAAAGAACTTTAGGTTTCGTTGAAAATGAATCAGCAGAGCAACAATATAAAGATATAAAAGGTCAAGTTATGTCTGCAATAAAAAAAGAATTTAAACCTGAATTTATAAACAGATTAGATGATGTTGTTGTATTCCATCCTTTAAATAAGGAAGAAATAAAAGATATTATTAAAATACAAATTAAAGAATTATCAAGTAGAATGTCTGAAAATAATATGTCTTTAAAATTAAATGATAAATCTCTTGAATATCTTTTAGAAAAAGGATATGATCCAATTTTTGGTGCAAGACCTTTAAAAAGAGCCATTCAAAAATATTTAGAAGATCCGTTATCAGAAAAAATATTACAAGGGAAATTTAAAGTTGGAGATAAAATAAATGTTTCAGAAAAAAATGGTAAATTAATTTTTAGAAAAACAGTTTCAAAAAGCAAGGTGGCAAAAATTTGAAGAAGAAACAAAAATACTACGTATGCAATGAATGTGGTTATGAATCATTAAAATGGTTTGCAAAATGTCCTGAATGTGAATCTTTTGGGACAGCTGTTGAATTTTCTGAATCTAAAGAAGAAAATAATTCAACAAAAGCTGAAATTTCATTTTTAGAAGATTCTATTGAAATACCTCAAAAAATACAATTAAGTAATTTGGAAATGAATGAACTTTTAAATGGTGGAATTGTACAAGGTGGAGTTTATTTATTGAGTGGAGAACCAGGTATAGGAAAAAGTACCTTGTTAGCTCAAATAACTTCTCAAATAAATGATTTTTTAATATATGTTTCGGGTGAGGAATCTAAAGAACAAGTAATAAGAAGATTCAAAAGATTGAATATAAAAAAAGAAAATTTAGGATTAATTTTTGAAAATGATATTGAATCAATAATAAAAACCATAAAAACAAGAAAAGAAAAACCAAAAATTTTATTTATTGATTCAATACAAACTA contains:
- a CDS encoding ATP-dependent Clp protease ATP-binding subunit is translated as MFDNFTERAAKVFIEAQNEAKNMGHPYVGTEHILLGLLKVGGKYLDIIFKEFDISYNKMKNEITGVVGVNSSQGIIGSPQPTPRAKRIIELAYDESELMGSTRIDAEHLLLGICRESEGIASHILKRLGIKLSEMKQKLSELMLKSNTEDINSLNSNEESEERMRQKQTALRQLEDFGTNLTEKAWKNKLDPIIGRNTEIKRVMEILARRKKNNPVLIGEAGVGKSAIIEGLAIKIASGDVPEILKTKTIFSLDITSLVAGTKYRGEFEKRMKKLIQVLEKTDDIILFVDELHMIVEAGAAEGSSMDAANVLKPALANGTITLIGATTSSEYRKFIEKDPALERRFQKIYVSEPTIDEAIEILNGIKIKYEEHHKVKYTEDAIKAAVNLSVRYITDRYLPDKAIDVIDEAGAKSRLAILTLTKKLKSDLSNIELLEKEKEINLSNNNFDEVEILKKKIEKLRKKYNTAYNKWRKDAETKIIDISEENIAEVIAHWTGVPLKKLETSEMERLLNLEAVLHERVVGQEEAIVSVSKAIRRSRSGLKDPKRPTGVFMFLGPTGVGKTELAKTLAEYMFGNDSSLIRIDMSEYMEKFNVSRLVGAPPGYVGYDEGGQLTEQVRRRPYSVVLLDEIEKAHQDVFNILLQIMDEGRLTDSQGRTVDFRNTIIIMTSNLGSEHINKSKRTLGFVENESAEQQYKDIKGQVMSAIKKEFKPEFINRLDDVVVFHPLNKEEIKDIIKIQIKELSSRMSENNMSLKLNDKSLEYLLEKGYDPIFGARPLKRAIQKYLEDPLSEKILQGKFKVGDKINVSEKNGKLIFRKTVSKSKVAKI